ACGGATCTGCGAGCTGAACTGGTCCATCAGGTAGACGTTGGGGTAGAGGCACAGGTTGCGCGAATTGCCGATCATCCAGTCGGTCCGCGCGGCCCCGTACTGTGCCGCCAGCTCGTCCCGGCGCTCATAGAGCGGGCGGTCTTCGGGATTGGCCCAGCGGCTCCACAGCAGCAGATGACCATTCTCGAAGGAATAGAAGCCGCCGCCCTGCTTGGCCCAGCTTCCGGCGTCCATCGCCCGCACGCTGTCGCCGGCGGCGGCCGTCTTGCGGTGGTTGGTGGTTGCCGCATAGTTCCAGTGCACGGCGCTGACGTGATAGCCGTCGGCTCCATTCTCGGTCTGGAGTTTCCAGTTGCCATCATAAATGTAGGACGAGGAGCCGCGCAGCACCTCCAGCCCATCCGGCGACTGGTCGACGATCATGTCGATGATCTTGGCGGCCTCACCCAGATGCTCGGTGAGCGGTGCCACATCGGCGTTCAGGCTGCCGAACAGGAAGCCGCGGTAGGATGCGAACCGGGCAACCTTTGTCAGGTTGTGCGATCCCTCCCGATTGAAGGCGTCAGGGTAGCCGGCGGACTCCGGGTCCTTGACCTTCAGCAGCTTACCGGAGTTGTTGAAAGTCCATCCGTGGAACGGACAGGTGTAAGTTGCCTTGTTGCCGCGCTTGTGCCGGCACAGCATCGCGCCACGGTGGCTGCAGGCGTTGATGAAGGCGTTGAGCTCGTTGTCCTTGTTGCGGGCGATGATGATCGGCTGCCGGCCGATGAAGGTGGTGAAGTAGTCGTTCTTGCCGGGGATCTGGCTTTCGTGGGCGAGGTAGATCCAGTTCCCCTCAAAGATGTGCGTCATCTCCAGTTCGAACAGCTCAGGGTCGGTGAAAATGTCGCGCCTGCACCGATAAATGCCCTGCTCTTTGTCCTCAACGACAGCGCCGTCCAGCCGCGCCATGAGATTGGCAGTCATGATCTGGTCCTCCACAAGATGGCGGGAATGGGGCCGGGCATGGCCCCCCGGAAGATCAGGCGGCCGTGGCGCGCGGACGCTCAGGAAGCGTGTTCAACACGCCATCCAGTGCGGACGGGAGAACGAAGTCGAAGGTGATGGTGGCGAAGGGCCGGTTCACGCCCATGTCGTGGAGGGCGGTCGGGTCCGTGTGGTGCTCGACCTCGGGGATCAGGCCGTCGCGGGTGGCGAAGGCGAAGTCGTCATGGACGTAGGGATCGTCCTTGATGTTGATCTGCGTCGTCAGCGTCCGATAGCCCGGTGCAGACACGAAGAAGTGAATGTGCGCCGGACGATGACCGTGGCGGCCCAGCAGGGTCAGGAGTTTTTGGGTCGGCCCGTTGGGCGGGCAGCTGTAGCCCGACGGCATGATGCTGCGGAAGCGGTAGCGCCCCTCGGCATCGGTGACGATGGTGCGGCGCAGGTTGAAGTCGCTCTGCGACTGGTCGAAGTAGGAGTAGTTGCCACGGCTGTTGGCGTGCCAGACCTCGACCTGCGCACCGGCAACCGGGTTGCCACGGGTGTCGAGGACCCGGCCATCCATGAACAGGATTTCGCCGTCCTCAGTGTCGTCGTCGAGCCGGGCTTCGCCCTGGCAGACGGGAGCACCGGCCACATAGAGCGGACCCTCGATGGTGCGCGGGGTGCCGCCGTCCATTCCGGCAGCGCGCTCCTTCTCATCCTGGCGCAGGTCGAGGAAATGCTCGACGCCAAGACCCGGCACCAGCAGTCCGACTTCATTGGACTTCCCGAGCTCGGTGACATAGCTGCAGGCCGACCAGAATTCCTCGGGCGTGACGTCCATCTCGTCGATCAGCACGAAGAGATCGAGCAGCATGCGGTCGACGACCGCTTTCACCCGCTCGTTAGCCGGAGCAATTTGGGTGCCGGAGATGCGCTTCGCGAACTCTTGGATCTGGTTCTTGTTCATCGTTTTCTCCCTAAACTTCGGTTATGGGTGCCTCAGCGGCGGGTGGGCGGCGACCGGCTCAGCGGTCATCGTCGCGGATGGACGAGGGATGGCGACACAAGGCGGTAACCGTCATCGCCATGTAGGGGAAAAGCGGCAGCGAGGTGAGCAGCGCGTGAAGTTCGTCCGCGCTTTCGACATCGAAGATGCTGACATTGGCGTAGCGGCCGGCGACGCGCCAAAGGTGCCGCCACTTGCCCTCGTGCTGCATCTGTTGGGCGCGTTCGCGCTCGACCCGCTTCAACTCGTCTGCCACCTGTGGCGCCATGTCAGGCGGCAGGCGGACATCCATTTCGACCTGGAACAGCATGATCTTGGCCTCGATCAAGGGGGGTGTGCGAGTGTTACCGGCCGTCACGCCGGAAGAAGGCGATGCGGTCCTCGTCCAAGTCGATGCCGAGGCCCGGCTTGTTGGGGATCTGAAGGCTGAAATCGCCATAAGCCAGGGGTTCGGTCAGGATTTCCTCGGTCAGCAGCAGCGGACCGAACAGCTCCGTGCCCCAGGCGAGCCGCGGGAACGTGGCGAAGAGGTGAGCGGAGGCGATGGTGCCGATCCCCCCTTCCAGCATGGTGCCGCCGTAAAGCCCGATTCCCGCCGCATCCGCAATGGCGCCGACGCGCGCTGCAGCCTGGAGACCGCCGGACTGGGCGATCTTGACGGCGAAGACATCGGCTGCCGCCTGCGATGCGATGGCGAAGGCATCCTCTGGCCCGTGAAGACTTTCGTCGGCCATGATCGGCACGATGAAGCGTGCGGCCAAGCGTGCCAGTGCCGAGCGATTGCTGCGCGCCACCGGCTGTTCGATCAGATCGACGCCAGCGTCCTCCAGCAATGCAATTCCGCGCGACGCGGCGGCTTCATCCCAGGCCTGGTTGACGTCGACACGCACGCTGGCTCGGTCGCCCAACGCGCGTTTGATCTCAGCAACATGCGCGACATCGTCAGCCACCGGACGCTTGCCGATCTTCAGCTTGAAGATGTTGTGCCGCCGCAAAGACAGCATGCGCTCGGCTTCGTCGATGTCCTTGGCCGTGTTGCCGCTGGCGAGCGTCCAAGCGACCGGCAGCGTGTCACGGTGACGCCCGCCCAGCAGTTCGGAAACCGGGAGTCCGAGCCGCTTTCCCATGGCGTCCAAGAGCGCCGTCTCGACCGCCGCCTTGGCAAAGTGGTTGCCAACAACGGCTCTGCCGACCTGCGCCATGGTTGCGGCAACGCGGGTGGGGTCGCTGGTTCGCAGCACCGGGGCTATATAAGTGTCAATCGCCAGCTTGATACCTTCGGGGCATTCTTCGCCGTAGCTCAGTCCCCCGATCGTTGTCCCCTCACCGATGCCCACAACGCCGTCGGAACAGCGAAGCCGGACTACGACGATGGTCTGCCGGTGCATGGTGGCCATCGAGAGCACATGCGGCCGAATGGTCGGCACATCGACAATGAGGGTCTCGATGCCGTCAATTCTGGTCATCCTGCGGCTGTCCTCGGCAAAACTTTGTTGTGCCACCACGCTATCTGTTGCCATGCACATTGTGAAAGACCGTGTTGGTCTGGTTTAATACCCTCCAGGTATGATGTGGCCCGGCGGCATGATCTCATGGCCGCCGCACTCAATGAGGGAGAGGCTCGTTCATGGAACTTCGGCATCTCCGGTACTTCATGGCAGTCGTGAACGAGCGGAACTTCACGCGTGCAGCAGAGCGCCTGAACATGGCGCAGCCGCCGTTGAGCCGACAGATACAGCAATTGGAAGAGGAGCTTGGCCTTCAGCTCATCGAACGGGACAGCCGTCCCCTGCGTCTGACGGAGCCAGGGCGCTTGATCTATGAACAGGCGGTCCACGTGCTGGAGCGCGTCGATGAGATCAAGGCGTTGGCTCGCCGCCTGCGCCACGCCGAGCATAGCCGCTTCACCATCGGCTTTGTGGCGTCCACACTCTATGGCTGGCTGCCAGAGATGATCCGCCGTTACCGCTCGATCCGTCCGAATGTGGAAGTCTCGTTGGTGGAGTTGACAACGGTCGAGCAGGTCGCGGCGCTCAAAGAGGGTCGCATTGACGTCGGCTTCGGCCGCATTCCGCTGGAGGACGCCGCCGTCACGCGGACTCTGCTCCGCTACGAAACCATCATTGCCGCCATTCCGTCAGGGCACCGACTGCTGGAGCAGGACCGCCCGCTCCGTCTCGACGATCTGACAGCCGGAACACTGGTTGTTTACCCCAAAACTCCGCGACCGAGCTTTGCCGATCAGGTGCTCGCGCTCTATCGCTTCCGAGGGTTAAAGCCAGACACCATTCTGGAAGTGCGGGATGTGCAGACG
The sequence above is a segment of the Azospirillum sp. TSH100 genome. Coding sequences within it:
- the catC gene encoding muconolactone Delta-isomerase, which codes for MLFQVEMDVRLPPDMAPQVADELKRVERERAQQMQHEGKWRHLWRVAGRYANVSIFDVESADELHALLTSLPLFPYMAMTVTALCRHPSSIRDDDR
- the benA gene encoding benzoate 1,2-dioxygenase large subunit — encoded protein: MTANLMARLDGAVVEDKEQGIYRCRRDIFTDPELFELEMTHIFEGNWIYLAHESQIPGKNDYFTTFIGRQPIIIARNKDNELNAFINACSHRGAMLCRHKRGNKATYTCPFHGWTFNNSGKLLKVKDPESAGYPDAFNREGSHNLTKVARFASYRGFLFGSLNADVAPLTEHLGEAAKIIDMIVDQSPDGLEVLRGSSSYIYDGNWKLQTENGADGYHVSAVHWNYAATTNHRKTAAAGDSVRAMDAGSWAKQGGGFYSFENGHLLLWSRWANPEDRPLYERRDELAAQYGAARTDWMIGNSRNLCLYPNVYLMDQFSSQIRTYRPLSVDKTEVTIYCIAPKNESAEARARRIRQYEDFFNASGMATPDDLEEFRSCQTGYLGSAAPWNDLSRGAVHWVTGADEAAKAIDLKPLMSGVRTEDEGLFVVQHQHWLDTMRRAVAVEEASSGLKTLA
- a CDS encoding muconate/chloromuconate family cycloisomerase; protein product: MTRIDGIETLIVDVPTIRPHVLSMATMHRQTIVVVRLRCSDGVVGIGEGTTIGGLSYGEECPEGIKLAIDTYIAPVLRTSDPTRVAATMAQVGRAVVGNHFAKAAVETALLDAMGKRLGLPVSELLGGRHRDTLPVAWTLASGNTAKDIDEAERMLSLRRHNIFKLKIGKRPVADDVAHVAEIKRALGDRASVRVDVNQAWDEAAASRGIALLEDAGVDLIEQPVARSNRSALARLAARFIVPIMADESLHGPEDAFAIASQAAADVFAVKIAQSGGLQAAARVGAIADAAGIGLYGGTMLEGGIGTIASAHLFATFPRLAWGTELFGPLLLTEEILTEPLAYGDFSLQIPNKPGLGIDLDEDRIAFFRRDGR
- the catA gene encoding catechol 1,2-dioxygenase; translated protein: MNKNQIQEFAKRISGTQIAPANERVKAVVDRMLLDLFVLIDEMDVTPEEFWSACSYVTELGKSNEVGLLVPGLGVEHFLDLRQDEKERAAGMDGGTPRTIEGPLYVAGAPVCQGEARLDDDTEDGEILFMDGRVLDTRGNPVAGAQVEVWHANSRGNYSYFDQSQSDFNLRRTIVTDAEGRYRFRSIMPSGYSCPPNGPTQKLLTLLGRHGHRPAHIHFFVSAPGYRTLTTQINIKDDPYVHDDFAFATRDGLIPEVEHHTDPTALHDMGVNRPFATITFDFVLPSALDGVLNTLPERPRATAA
- a CDS encoding LysR family transcriptional regulator, producing MELRHLRYFMAVVNERNFTRAAERLNMAQPPLSRQIQQLEEELGLQLIERDSRPLRLTEPGRLIYEQAVHVLERVDEIKALARRLRHAEHSRFTIGFVASTLYGWLPEMIRRYRSIRPNVEVSLVELTTVEQVAALKEGRIDVGFGRIPLEDAAVTRTLLRYETIIAAIPSGHRLLEQDRPLRLDDLTAGTLVVYPKTPRPSFADQVLALYRFRGLKPDTILEVRDVQTALGLVAADVGFSLVTASVQHLRRDKVEYRPLEEAHAASPLFMSQRVNDTSPEIAIMLDAIRHVYRANHVENELGV